A single window of Candidatus Flexicrinis affinis DNA harbors:
- a CDS encoding S41 family peptidase, which translates to MSSIIRSLAAGVVGGVFIAVVFSAGFFVRDLLPAAPNVSAASPFPLLQDVITIVETTYLRGSPDETATQYSAIRGYLGSLGDPATYFIEPPDTQVESDALAGVYGGIGVRIHTTTTGEFRLTPFAGSPAEAAGIRDGDLLIRINETPIEKGTPISAIDVRLRGEVAEGNGVELEVTRRGNSRTFFVPFDVIVVPSVTFRVLDEDEDLGYIQLTDFTNRTPAELRDAATGLKDQGVRAIIVDLRNNGGGLLQEALVVAGEFVDDGLLLTERQRTGEKEYQDSEGGSLTDLPMVVLVNGGTASAAEVVAGAIRDYERGILIGQQTYGKGTIQQIIQLADKSSVHVTFAEWLTPLGNTIEGIGLTPDIVMIPSSDGADVELAEAIRQLQSIITPS; encoded by the coding sequence ATGTCAAGTATCATTCGATCCCTAGCCGCCGGCGTTGTCGGCGGAGTGTTCATCGCGGTGGTCTTTTCGGCGGGTTTCTTTGTGCGTGACCTGCTGCCGGCGGCGCCGAACGTCAGTGCAGCGTCGCCGTTTCCGCTGTTGCAGGACGTAATTACGATCGTCGAAACCACGTACCTGCGCGGCTCGCCAGACGAGACCGCGACGCAGTACTCTGCTATTCGTGGATACTTGGGTAGCCTCGGCGATCCTGCGACGTATTTCATCGAGCCACCAGATACCCAAGTCGAGTCTGATGCGCTTGCCGGCGTATACGGTGGTATTGGCGTCCGGATTCACACGACGACGACCGGCGAGTTTCGCCTTACGCCGTTTGCAGGCAGCCCAGCAGAAGCGGCGGGTATTCGTGACGGGGATCTGTTGATTCGAATCAACGAAACACCGATTGAAAAAGGCACCCCGATCTCGGCAATCGACGTGCGCCTGCGCGGCGAGGTAGCTGAAGGAAACGGCGTCGAACTTGAAGTAACCCGCAGGGGGAACTCGAGGACGTTCTTCGTCCCGTTCGATGTCATCGTCGTCCCTTCTGTGACATTTCGGGTCCTCGATGAGGACGAAGATCTCGGCTACATTCAGCTTACCGACTTCACCAACCGCACACCTGCTGAACTCCGCGATGCTGCCACCGGATTGAAGGATCAGGGTGTACGTGCCATCATCGTCGACCTTCGAAACAATGGCGGCGGGCTGCTGCAAGAGGCGCTCGTCGTCGCCGGAGAGTTCGTAGACGATGGCCTGCTCCTTACGGAACGCCAACGCACTGGCGAAAAGGAGTATCAGGACTCGGAAGGCGGGTCGTTGACTGACCTGCCTATGGTTGTGCTGGTGAACGGCGGTACTGCCAGCGCGGCAGAGGTTGTTGCCGGAGCGATACGAGACTATGAACGCGGCATCTTGATCGGCCAGCAAACCTATGGCAAGGGTACGATTCAGCAGATCATCCAGCTTGCCGACAAGTCATCGGTTCACGTGACGTTTGCGGAGTGGCTGACGCCGCTTGGAAATACAATCGAGGGCATCGGTCTGACGCCTGACATCGTCATGATCCCGTCAAGCGACGGGGCGGATGTCGAACTCGCAGAAGCCATACGACAGCTTCAATCCATCATTACACCGAGCTAA
- the iolD gene encoding 3D-(3,5/4)-trihydroxycyclohexane-1,2-dione acylhydrolase (decyclizing) encodes MNTIELTTAQAIILFLSNQFVERDGQRNPFFAGCWGIFGHGNVAGIGQALEQYASVFPYFQSKNEQAQVHVAAAFAKASNRLRTFAVTSSIGPGATNMLTGAAAATVNRLPVLLLPGDIFVERVQAPVLQQLEIPYSQDISVNDCFKPVSRYWDRISRPEQLLAALPEAVRVLTSPAETGAVTLSLPQDVQTYSHRYPAAFFEPRTWVIPRNRADRSMIDHAAQIITAASRPLVVAGGGVHFSHATSTLASFAERHGIPVVETQAGKGALPFDARMVMGAAGATGTTAAIELMREADVVIAVGTRLTDFTTASKTAFQHPNVRFIGINVTEMDAYKHSALPLVGDARAVLEDLTERLGDWSTAQSFQSEAAQLASQWNDEVQRIYDVRHGPPMSQGEVIGMLNELTDPSDVIICAAGSLPGDLHKLWRTRSDRGYHLEYGYSTMGYEIPAGLGVKLALPDRDAIVVVGDGSYLMMHTELVTLVQERIKVIVVVLDNSGFASIGGLSQSVGSEGFGTEYRYRSASGRYDGEPLRIDFAANMRSLGVHVLEADDHDAFVSALAEAKRHDGGPVAIVTRTDRNVRVPGGDAWWDVAVAEVSDKHAVQDARRDYLEKKRLQRVYFPPTKPG; translated from the coding sequence ATGAATACGATCGAGCTTACGACAGCGCAAGCCATCATCCTGTTCCTCTCCAACCAGTTTGTCGAGCGTGACGGCCAGCGAAATCCGTTCTTTGCCGGATGCTGGGGCATTTTCGGACACGGCAACGTTGCCGGAATCGGTCAAGCGCTTGAGCAGTACGCGTCAGTATTCCCGTACTTTCAGAGCAAGAATGAGCAGGCGCAGGTGCATGTTGCGGCTGCGTTTGCTAAGGCGAGCAATCGTCTGCGTACGTTTGCCGTAACTTCATCCATCGGCCCGGGCGCAACCAACATGCTGACGGGAGCAGCAGCAGCAACGGTCAATCGGCTCCCGGTACTGCTGCTCCCCGGTGACATTTTTGTGGAGCGTGTTCAGGCACCGGTTCTGCAACAGCTTGAAATTCCCTATTCGCAAGACATCTCGGTGAATGATTGCTTCAAGCCCGTCTCCCGCTATTGGGACCGCATCTCTCGTCCAGAACAGCTTCTTGCCGCGCTGCCTGAAGCGGTGCGTGTCCTGACCTCGCCTGCAGAGACTGGCGCTGTCACGCTCAGCTTGCCACAGGACGTGCAAACCTACTCTCACCGCTACCCTGCCGCGTTCTTTGAGCCTCGGACGTGGGTTATCCCGCGCAATCGTGCGGATCGATCAATGATCGACCATGCTGCACAAATCATCACGGCTGCCTCGCGTCCGCTCGTTGTCGCAGGGGGCGGTGTACACTTCTCACATGCGACGTCCACGCTTGCCTCGTTCGCCGAGCGACACGGAATACCCGTAGTCGAGACGCAAGCTGGCAAGGGCGCGCTCCCATTCGATGCGCGTATGGTCATGGGCGCAGCCGGCGCAACCGGCACCACTGCAGCCATCGAGCTGATGCGCGAGGCCGATGTCGTGATTGCCGTCGGAACCCGTCTGACTGATTTCACAACTGCCTCCAAGACGGCATTCCAACACCCAAACGTGAGATTCATAGGCATCAACGTCACGGAGATGGACGCCTACAAGCATAGCGCACTGCCGCTGGTTGGGGATGCGCGCGCGGTCCTCGAAGATCTGACCGAAAGGCTTGGTGATTGGAGCACCGCGCAATCGTTCCAGTCCGAAGCGGCGCAGCTCGCATCCCAGTGGAACGACGAAGTCCAGCGCATCTACGATGTGCGCCACGGGCCACCCATGAGCCAAGGCGAAGTGATCGGCATGTTGAACGAGCTTACCGACCCTTCGGATGTCATCATCTGCGCCGCCGGCAGCTTGCCCGGCGACCTCCATAAGCTGTGGCGTACGCGAAGCGACCGTGGATACCACCTTGAGTACGGGTACTCAACGATGGGCTACGAAATCCCCGCTGGCCTCGGCGTAAAGCTGGCCCTACCCGACCGCGACGCGATCGTCGTCGTCGGCGACGGCTCATACCTCATGATGCACACGGAACTCGTCACGCTGGTTCAAGAGCGCATCAAGGTGATTGTAGTCGTGCTCGACAACTCCGGTTTTGCCAGTATTGGTGGCTTATCACAGAGTGTCGGAAGCGAGGGGTTTGGCACAGAGTACCGGTATCGGTCTGCGTCAGGGCGTTACGACGGCGAACCGCTGAGGATCGACTTCGCCGCGAACATGCGGTCGCTCGGGGTTCATGTTCTTGAAGCCGACGACCACGACGCGTTTGTCTCGGCGCTTGCGGAGGCAAAGCGGCATGACGGTGGTCCGGTGGCAATCGTGACACGAACCGACCGAAATGTGCGCGTCCCAGGCGGAGACGCATGGTGGGATGTCGCCGTTGCCGAAGTGTCAGACAAGCACGCGGTTCAAGACGCGCGCAGGGACTATCTTGAGAAGAAGCGATTGCAGCGCGTCTATTTTCCGCCCACAAAGCCTGGATAG
- the iolB gene encoding 5-deoxy-glucuronate isomerase, which produces MHAKSPLLVQPTQTTSTGVVVAVTPQQAGWSLLDVKVLRLKPGDTHYLSTANSELGCVILHGRVECSVNGENPETLGRRTSVFEDKPYALYLSTNMEARLNALDDVEIAICSVPATVKYPYAIVRPEDCAVELRGGDNASRQIVSVFPPGFPCEKIVCVEVYTPSGNWSSYPPHKHDRHTVGPDGSLVEADLEETYFYRFDRPDGFAYQRVYTADKRLDELVRATDYSIVLVPEGYHPVASGVGSTTYYLNFLAGSAQSLANTDDPEYAWIKSTLGPIDARLPIVPRT; this is translated from the coding sequence ATGCACGCAAAATCACCGCTGCTCGTCCAGCCAACCCAAACGACATCGACTGGGGTCGTCGTCGCTGTAACGCCCCAACAAGCGGGATGGTCTCTGCTCGATGTCAAGGTCCTGCGTTTGAAGCCGGGCGACACGCATTATCTGAGCACCGCCAACAGTGAATTGGGCTGCGTTATCCTTCACGGGCGGGTCGAGTGCAGCGTTAACGGCGAAAACCCTGAGACGTTGGGCCGCAGAACCAGCGTGTTCGAGGACAAGCCATACGCCCTGTACCTCTCGACCAATATGGAAGCCCGGCTCAACGCACTGGATGACGTAGAGATCGCTATCTGTTCCGTGCCTGCGACAGTGAAGTATCCCTATGCAATCGTGCGACCCGAGGATTGCGCGGTCGAACTTCGCGGGGGCGACAACGCGTCACGGCAGATCGTCAGCGTATTTCCACCGGGATTTCCATGCGAGAAGATCGTCTGTGTCGAGGTGTATACACCGAGCGGGAACTGGTCCAGTTATCCACCGCACAAGCACGATCGTCACACCGTGGGACCGGATGGGAGCTTAGTGGAAGCAGACCTCGAAGAAACCTATTTCTATCGGTTTGATCGGCCGGACGGCTTTGCGTATCAACGCGTCTATACGGCCGACAAGCGGCTCGACGAACTGGTACGTGCCACAGATTACAGCATCGTACTGGTTCCGGAAGGTTATCATCCTGTAGCGAGCGGTGTCGGTTCTACCACGTACTACTTGAACTTCCTTGCTGGATCGGCGCAATCACTGGCGAATACCGACGACCCCGAATACGCGTGGATCAAGTCGACACTCGGCCCAATCGACGCACGATTGCCAATTGTTCCTCGCACCTAG
- the iolC gene encoding 5-dehydro-2-deoxygluconokinase, which yields MGRSCIDLYSKDLGAPFEEITQFAAYVGGSPTNIAVGARRLGLNAGILTAIGDDPVGKFIVHFLQTEGFDTTFIPVKAERRSSAVLLGIQPPDRFPLVFYRANNADIALNIDDVLNSPIDQCGIFQFAGTNLSSDPSRSATLYAAEIARKNGAKIVLDIDFRPDQWHDIRAFGVSIRSALHLVDFVIGTEDEFNAAALVDASGVQITHSQMSDAHVTVQGDAVQQMLAAGPSVAVQKTGAKGCRLHFDDGTTTDVPGFPVEIVNILGAGDAFGAGLLYGVSQGWDWYRAARLGNACGAILVTQHGCSEFMPTMAQVVEFVNAYGGL from the coding sequence ATGGGTCGCAGCTGCATTGACCTCTACTCGAAAGACCTTGGCGCACCCTTTGAGGAGATCACGCAGTTCGCGGCGTATGTCGGCGGTTCACCGACGAACATCGCCGTCGGCGCTCGTCGGCTTGGGCTCAACGCTGGAATCCTTACGGCCATCGGCGATGACCCTGTCGGTAAGTTCATCGTCCACTTTCTACAGACGGAAGGCTTCGATACGACCTTTATTCCGGTCAAGGCTGAGCGTCGTTCAAGCGCCGTCTTGCTCGGCATCCAACCACCCGATCGATTCCCGCTTGTGTTCTACCGCGCCAACAACGCCGATATTGCCCTGAACATCGATGATGTGCTGAACTCCCCGATCGACCAATGCGGTATCTTCCAATTTGCCGGCACGAATTTGTCGAGCGACCCGAGCCGAAGCGCGACCTTGTATGCCGCCGAAATCGCCCGCAAGAACGGCGCGAAGATCGTGCTAGACATCGACTTCAGGCCGGATCAATGGCACGACATACGGGCATTCGGCGTCAGCATCCGGTCGGCGCTGCACTTGGTCGATTTCGTGATCGGCACCGAGGACGAATTCAACGCGGCAGCTCTGGTCGATGCATCGGGCGTACAGATCACGCATTCACAAATGTCCGACGCACACGTTACAGTGCAAGGTGACGCCGTCCAGCAGATGCTTGCCGCCGGCCCGAGTGTGGCTGTTCAGAAGACCGGCGCGAAAGGCTGTCGGCTCCATTTTGACGATGGAACGACAACCGACGTTCCCGGTTTTCCCGTCGAGATTGTCAACATTCTGGGTGCCGGAGACGCGTTTGGTGCAGGCTTGTTGTATGGCGTTTCTCAAGGTTGGGACTGGTATCGCGCGGCACGGCTGGGCAACGCTTGTGGCGCTATCCTAGTCACTCAGCACGGCTGCTCCGAGTTCATGCCGACTATGGCGCAAGTAGTCGAATTCGTCAACGCGTATGGGGGTCTCTGA
- a CDS encoding MaoC family dehydratase codes for MDRLVGTELGPTEWHTVTQSDINAFADTTGDTQWIHVDVERASAESPFGGTVAHGFLTLSLISRFLFEVDLFPTSAKQIINYGIDRARFITPVRAGTRVRARIEVLNVQDRPDGSKLVKCQATIEVENADRPALVAEVLNLLVPHAAGKATL; via the coding sequence CTGGACCGGCTGGTCGGTACTGAGCTGGGTCCAACAGAGTGGCACACGGTCACACAGTCCGACATTAACGCCTTTGCCGACACCACCGGTGACACACAGTGGATACACGTCGATGTCGAGCGTGCCAGCGCGGAAAGCCCGTTTGGAGGCACCGTAGCCCACGGCTTTCTCACGCTGTCACTCATTTCGCGATTTCTCTTTGAGGTCGATTTGTTTCCCACAAGCGCCAAGCAAATAATCAACTACGGGATAGATCGCGCCCGCTTCATTACGCCAGTTCGTGCGGGTACACGGGTGCGCGCTCGGATTGAGGTGCTCAACGTGCAAGATCGGCCGGATGGCTCCAAGCTCGTCAAATGCCAAGCGACGATTGAGGTTGAGAACGCCGATCGTCCCGCACTTGTCGCAGAGGTGCTGAACCTGCTTGTGCCTCATGCTGCAGGAAAGGCAACGCTATGA
- a CDS encoding AMP-binding protein produces the protein MNVGSLIAHHARYRPSHLAVVVGDVRLSFVEFNQRVNRLANGLVALGIGKGDKIATLLGNCLELMEVYWAAAKIGAVTVPLSPLLRGRGLVTLINDSDTKVIVTSSALKTEIETVRDDLPGIVNGGLILVDSEVEPPYTAYHSWVNHFSTHEPRWVEIEDNDPFNIVYSSGTTGLPKGIVLTHYVRSAYGSQFSTAFRILPESVILHTGALVFNGAFLTFMPHMFLGATYILHKQFDATSLIETVQRERVTHIMMVPSQIVALLNSPHYDPEKLSSLQMIGSVGAPLLHRFKEQLNRDLPGRFYELYGLTEGFMTILDPTHPASKIDSVGVPPVLMELKIVDDTGVEVGVGQVGEIVGRGLMMMAGYYKRPDLTAQAVRDGWLFSGDLGYVDEDGFLYLVDRKKDMIISGGVNVYPRDIEEVAILHPAVKEVAVYGIPSDKWGETPIAAVTLKSPGLATADELRDWINERVEARYQRVSAVRIMDDFPRSAAGKTLKRILRDSEPN, from the coding sequence ATGAACGTTGGAAGCCTAATCGCGCATCACGCAAGGTATCGCCCATCTCATCTGGCTGTCGTTGTCGGCGACGTGCGGCTGTCCTTCGTTGAGTTCAATCAACGCGTCAACCGGCTTGCGAACGGTTTGGTAGCGTTGGGCATCGGAAAAGGCGACAAGATCGCAACGCTGCTGGGGAACTGCCTCGAACTCATGGAAGTGTACTGGGCGGCGGCAAAAATCGGCGCTGTGACGGTCCCCCTTAGCCCGCTACTGCGCGGTCGCGGACTTGTTACGTTGATCAACGACTCCGACACCAAAGTCATTGTGACGAGTTCTGCGCTCAAGACAGAGATCGAGACCGTTCGAGACGACCTGCCGGGTATCGTCAATGGTGGTTTGATCCTGGTGGATTCAGAGGTTGAGCCGCCGTACACCGCGTATCATTCGTGGGTGAACCACTTCTCGACACACGAGCCACGTTGGGTCGAGATTGAGGATAACGATCCGTTTAATATCGTCTACTCCAGCGGAACGACCGGTCTACCAAAAGGGATCGTCCTTACGCACTACGTCCGGTCAGCTTATGGGTCGCAGTTCAGCACCGCATTCCGGATTCTGCCAGAGAGCGTGATTCTGCATACCGGGGCGCTCGTGTTCAACGGAGCGTTCCTCACGTTCATGCCGCACATGTTTCTCGGCGCCACGTACATCCTCCATAAGCAATTTGACGCCACGAGCTTGATCGAGACCGTACAGCGCGAGCGCGTGACTCACATCATGATGGTGCCAAGCCAAATTGTCGCCTTGCTGAACTCGCCCCACTACGACCCGGAAAAGCTTTCGAGCCTTCAGATGATCGGATCGGTTGGGGCGCCGCTCCTGCACCGCTTCAAGGAGCAGTTGAACCGCGACCTACCCGGCCGCTTCTATGAGTTGTATGGGCTTACAGAAGGCTTCATGACTATTCTCGATCCAACCCACCCCGCCTCCAAAATCGACTCTGTCGGCGTCCCGCCCGTGCTCATGGAACTCAAAATCGTCGATGATACGGGGGTTGAGGTTGGTGTCGGTCAGGTCGGGGAGATCGTTGGTCGCGGCCTAATGATGATGGCCGGATACTACAAACGGCCCGACCTTACCGCACAGGCCGTACGCGATGGATGGTTGTTCTCCGGTGACCTCGGATACGTGGACGAGGATGGATTTCTCTATCTCGTGGACCGCAAGAAAGACATGATCATTTCGGGCGGTGTCAACGTCTACCCGCGCGATATCGAGGAGGTCGCAATCCTCCATCCTGCCGTCAAAGAGGTGGCAGTGTACGGCATCCCATCGGACAAGTGGGGTGAAACACCCATTGCCGCGGTAACCCTGAAATCTCCCGGTTTGGCTACCGCGGATGAGTTGAGGGACTGGATCAATGAGCGTGTCGAGGCGCGATACCAGCGTGTGAGTGCAGTGCGGATCATGGATGACTTCCCGCGCAGCGCTGCCGGGAAGACCCTGAAGCGAATCCTGCGAGATTCGGAACCCAACTAG
- the smpB gene encoding SsrA-binding protein SmpB: protein MADNRKIIARNRKAMHDYQLLDTFEAGLVLSGVEIKSIRANQINLQDGWVQAVGNELWLMGVHVSPYKQASAFDSLDPRRPRKLLMHRKEINRLISRVNEKGLTLIPTQVYLRNGRAKVEIALARGRKQYDKRDQIAKRESDLQLRRALREHANE, encoded by the coding sequence ATGGCTGACAACCGCAAGATCATCGCCCGAAACCGCAAAGCGATGCATGACTATCAGCTGCTGGACACGTTTGAGGCGGGCCTAGTGCTTTCGGGCGTCGAGATAAAGTCAATTCGGGCCAACCAGATCAACTTGCAGGATGGCTGGGTGCAGGCCGTAGGCAACGAACTTTGGCTTATGGGCGTGCACGTCAGCCCGTACAAGCAGGCAAGCGCATTCGATTCGCTCGACCCACGTCGCCCGCGCAAGCTGCTCATGCACCGAAAGGAGATCAACCGCCTGATATCGCGGGTCAATGAGAAAGGCCTCACGCTCATCCCGACGCAGGTCTACCTCAGAAATGGCCGCGCCAAGGTCGAGATCGCACTGGCACGCGGACGCAAGCAGTACGACAAACGCGATCAGATCGCCAAGCGCGAATCCGACTTGCAGCTGCGGCGCGCTCTGCGGGAGCACGCTAACGAGTAG
- a CDS encoding tagatose 1,6-diphosphate aldolase yields the protein MISIGKFRHLTQCTTHDGHFVVLAIDHRANLRDALSAARGAPVDDREVGEFKRDVIQALGDQCSGILGDPSLVIGQGIASGMVSATLGLIAPLEVTNYQQHPSEREIQFIPDWNVEKAKRAGLSGIKLLIYFHPLANTASERLRLVSLLAGVCSRFDLPLYLEPILFDVPGENTQDPRARIRHTVSMLRAMADCGVDILKIEFPVRDSSDNSRWLWDDALGMVNDACGATPWVLLSGGVDGATFRQHVLAACQAGSSGIMVGRALWNPAVKAVGQDGRIQVLRGKAQSELTELAAIVKQHGTPFWDRTGRPNGDTDWFRDYPGFVGGK from the coding sequence ATGATCTCGATCGGTAAGTTTAGGCATCTGACGCAATGCACGACTCACGATGGTCATTTCGTGGTACTGGCGATTGATCATCGCGCTAATCTGCGAGATGCCCTCTCTGCCGCACGCGGTGCGCCGGTCGACGATCGCGAAGTTGGGGAATTCAAGCGAGACGTCATTCAAGCATTGGGTGATCAGTGTTCTGGCATATTGGGCGATCCCTCGCTGGTCATTGGACAGGGAATCGCGTCGGGAATGGTCTCTGCGACACTTGGTCTGATCGCTCCTCTAGAAGTCACCAATTATCAGCAGCATCCAAGCGAGCGAGAGATTCAGTTTATACCGGATTGGAATGTCGAGAAAGCCAAGCGCGCGGGCCTAAGCGGGATAAAACTCCTGATCTACTTCCATCCGCTAGCCAATACTGCGAGCGAACGGCTGCGGTTGGTTAGTCTGCTGGCCGGCGTGTGCAGCAGGTTCGACCTGCCGCTATACCTCGAACCCATCCTGTTTGATGTCCCGGGTGAGAACACGCAGGATCCGAGAGCGCGAATCCGTCATACGGTGTCGATGCTTCGCGCCATGGCGGACTGTGGCGTCGATATCCTAAAAATCGAGTTCCCGGTGCGCGATAGCTCGGACAACTCCCGGTGGCTGTGGGATGATGCGTTGGGCATGGTAAATGATGCATGTGGTGCGACGCCGTGGGTATTGCTCAGTGGTGGCGTAGATGGCGCAACGTTCAGACAGCACGTGCTGGCGGCCTGCCAAGCGGGAAGCAGTGGCATCATGGTTGGGCGTGCCTTGTGGAATCCGGCTGTGAAGGCCGTTGGGCAGGATGGCCGTATCCAGGTGCTGCGCGGCAAGGCGCAGTCAGAACTTACCGAGCTTGCGGCAATCGTGAAGCAGCACGGAACTCCATTCTGGGACCGTACGGGGCGACCCAACGGCGACACTGACTGGTTTCGCGACTATCCAGGCTTTGTGGGCGGAAAATAG
- the iolG gene encoding inositol 2-dehydrogenase, translated as MTIRFGVIGAGRIGRIHAENVAARVRNAELLWVADIDHNAAGTLAARFHDVSATDQYRRILDDSRVDAVLIASATPTHADIIVEAAQAGKHIFCEKPIDYNLNRIDRALQAVEDANVKLQIGFNRRFDANHRRVRQAVVNGEIGDPHRVHIISRDPSPPPIEYIKVSGGLFFDMTIHDFDMARFLTGSEAEEIFATAGVMVDPAIGDAGDVDTAVIVMRFANGVIATIDNSRRAVYGYDQRVEVFGSGGSVYTENLYANQARIQTTQGVWRDLPLHFFLERYEDSFITELNEFTQALLSGTTVPVTGLDGRVPVVMAMAAKKSVDLNRPVKVSEIEV; from the coding sequence ATGACTATCCGGTTTGGAGTAATAGGTGCTGGTCGCATAGGCAGGATTCACGCTGAGAACGTGGCAGCGCGCGTTCGAAACGCAGAGCTTCTGTGGGTCGCGGATATCGATCACAATGCCGCAGGTACCCTCGCTGCCCGATTTCACGATGTCTCTGCGACGGATCAATACAGAAGAATTTTGGACGATTCGCGTGTCGATGCCGTATTGATTGCGTCGGCAACCCCTACACATGCGGACATCATCGTCGAGGCGGCTCAGGCAGGCAAACACATTTTCTGCGAAAAGCCCATCGACTACAACCTAAACCGGATCGATCGCGCGTTGCAGGCCGTCGAGGATGCCAACGTCAAACTGCAGATCGGCTTCAACCGCCGTTTCGATGCAAACCATCGACGGGTACGCCAAGCGGTCGTTAACGGTGAGATCGGTGATCCGCACCGCGTGCACATCATAAGCCGCGACCCGTCGCCTCCCCCTATCGAGTACATCAAGGTGTCGGGCGGGTTGTTCTTTGACATGACGATTCACGATTTCGACATGGCGCGCTTTCTCACGGGTAGCGAGGCTGAGGAAATCTTCGCAACGGCCGGAGTGATGGTCGATCCCGCTATCGGCGATGCAGGCGATGTCGACACTGCCGTGATTGTGATGCGCTTTGCGAACGGGGTTATCGCAACGATCGACAACAGCCGGCGTGCCGTCTACGGTTACGACCAGCGCGTCGAAGTGTTCGGAAGCGGCGGCAGTGTCTATACTGAGAACCTGTACGCCAATCAGGCTCGTATTCAGACGACGCAAGGCGTGTGGCGTGATCTGCCCCTTCATTTCTTCCTTGAACGATATGAAGACAGCTTCATCACCGAGTTGAACGAGTTCACACAAGCGCTCTTGAGCGGCACGACCGTTCCTGTCACCGGCCTCGACGGACGCGTGCCTGTTGTGATGGCAATGGCGGCAAAGAAGTCTGTGGACCTCAATCGTCCGGTTAAGGTCTCGGAAATCGAGGTCTGA